The following proteins come from a genomic window of Actinomycetota bacterium:
- a CDS encoding DUF234 domain-containing protein produces IARGRCDLALTRIRDSWLDYRGRAVEPLVRASLERLATSDPRLAGTAVVGGYWTRTGRVEVDLVGVDQWPGASRVSAVGSIKWRDRSPFDSRDLADLAVHRAKVPGGRDAPLVAVSRSGCTARDLAAVYSPGDLVSAWR; encoded by the coding sequence CATCGCCCGCGGCCGATGCGATCTCGCGCTGACGCGGATCCGCGACTCGTGGCTCGATTACCGGGGCCGAGCCGTGGAACCGTTGGTGCGCGCCTCGCTGGAACGCCTTGCCACCAGCGATCCGCGGCTGGCTGGGACCGCAGTCGTCGGCGGCTACTGGACGCGCACCGGACGCGTCGAGGTCGATCTCGTGGGGGTCGACCAGTGGCCGGGCGCCAGCAGAGTCAGCGCCGTCGGTTCGATCAAGTGGCGCGACCGCAGCCCGTTCGACTCGCGGGATCTAGCCGATCTCGCAGTGCACCGCGCCAAGGTGCCCGGGGGTCGCGACGCCCCGTTGGTCGCGGTGAGCCGCTCCGGTTGCACCGCGCGGGACCTGGCGGCGGTCTACAGTCCCGGTGACCTGGTGTCCGCCT